The Shewanella mesophila genome contains the following window.
GGCTTCCGACAGTAGGTAAAGATGAAGTGGTTGAATTAGCCAAGGCATTCAATATCTTTGTCGGTAAAATCAATAAGATGGTGGCAGATCTCCAACCTGTCGGTCAGAGTTTAAATTTGGATGCAGACAGGCTATTGAGTTCAGTCGGCGAATCTAATGCCAGTGTTGATCATCTCCATCAAGAAACCAGCAGCGTCGCAACGGCAATTAATCAGATGTTGTCTACGACGCACGAGATGGCGAGCAGCACTCAACAAGCTGCCGATGCGGCCAACAGCGTCAAAGAGCAAGCGCTAGACAGTAAGACCCAAATGGACAGCACTGTACTCAATGCAGAAAAACTGGTCAATGAGCTAAGAAGCGCTGAGACTATCACTCAGCATTTAGGGGTATCTTCAGAACAGATCGGCAGCATTTTAGATGTTATTCGGGGTATCGCAGATCAAACCAATCTGTTGGCACTCAACGCTGCAATTGAGGCTGCTAGAGCCGGCGCTCATGGAAGAGGTTTTGCCGTCGTTGCAGACGAAGTCCGAGCACTGGCAAACCGTACTCAAGATTCTACCAACGAGATCCAAAAGATCATAACAGACATCCAAAATGGCGTCGCTAGCGTGATGAACAGTAACAGCCAAACTCAGGGGCAGTCTGAGCAGTTACAGAACCAAGCTCAGGCGGTTGGAGACTCTCTTAGCGCCATTTTAGATCTTATCGCGCATATCAGCGATATGAACACTCAACTTGCCAGTGCCACAGAGGAACAATCTTTGGTTACCGAAGAGATTAATCGTAATATCTGTAGCATTACTGAACTATCTGAAGTTTCTGTCAAAGCGAACGAAAGCAATCGTTTGGCGGCACAATCTTTACGTGAGATCAGTCAAACTAGCACTAAGATTTTAGGCCAATTTAAGGTCTAACCTTCGTCGATTTCTCACCCAAAGGAGAAGCAGATAGCTTCTCCTTTTTTTTGCCAAAACTATGATAAGCTTATTGTACTCAATAACTAAAGTGACCACGCGACCATGGCTCGAATGACCTTAGCTGTACACCCTCAACTCTATAGCATTCATAGCTTTACCCCAGATAGTCGAATCGATCCTAAGGTATTTGAGCAACAGATGTTTTTTATTGGCAAGACAAAAGATGAATTGTCAGTTGTTGCCCCCACAGATCTTGCATTAGATAGTCTGGAAGTAGAAAGCGACTGGCGCTGCTTGGAAGTACTCGGCCCATTAGGGTTTTCGATGACAGGGATCTTAGCCAGTGTCTCAGGGACATTGGCCAACTCAAAAATCAGTATTTTTGCTATTTCAACCTTCGATACCGACTATATTCTAGTAAAAAAAGATAAACTTGAACTCGCCATACAAGCGCTTAAAAAAACCAATTATCAGATTATTCATTATTAGCCGTTTAAGGTTAATATGATGCAGTAGAGTATTACAATGATATATGAAAAAACCGTTACCATTACGGCTGAGCATGGTATCCATACCCGACCAGCGGCACTGTTAGTCAAAGAAGCAAAACAATACGATTGTGATATATTAGTCGAATGCCACGGCAAACAGGCAAGCGCTAAAAGCCTGTTTAAACTGCAAACCTTAGGTCTTTATAAGGGGGTTTCGGTCACTGTGAGCGCTGAAGGAGCACAATCACAGCAAGCTGTAGAACGTGTCTCCGAACTGCTCATAACACTCAGCTAAAAGGATATTTGAATGATAATTAAAGGTATTGCCGTTTCAGCGGGTATCGCTTTAGGTCAAGCAAAAGTGCTTCAACCACTCGACAGCAAACTCGATTATCATCTACTTCCCCCTTCGCAGCTTCATTTTGAACAAAGATGTTTAGACAAGGCCCTCGCCGCACTCACGAGTCAGATAAAAAAAAGCGCATTACATCTACAGCCCGATAGCGATCATTATCAGTTAATCGAAGCGGATTTGATGCTACTCGAAGATGAAGAGTTGCAAGAGGAACTGCAAGTTGCCATTGCTAAACAGCAGTTTTCAGCAGCGTTAGCGGTAGAACATACCTTCGCGAAACATGCGCAAGCGATGCGTGATATGGACACGCCATACCTGAGCTGCCGCGCCGAAGATATCCTCTCCTTAGGACAGCGACTCATTCGTATTCTGCTGACCGGTGAATCGACTGAGCTGTCCAATATCCCAGATAACAGCATTATCATCACCCAAGATATCACCCCGGCAGAGTTTGCGACCCTGCCTTTAGAGCGGGTAAGCGGCTTAGTGTTACAAACAGGCGGCGTGACCAGTCACACGGCCATTTTAGCCCGTAGCGCCTCAATCCCGACGCTCATGAGTTGCCCTTGCGATTTGACCCTTATAGCCAACGGGGCACCTATCGCCGTCGATGCGATATCGGGGGAACTAATCGTTAACCCGACTCAAGAGCAGGTGGCACGCTTAGCGATCGCACAGCAGCAAGCCCTTGAACGTAAAGTGGGCTTGGAACAATTTAAAAATCAAGCAACTCAAACCCAAGACGGACACAAGATATCCTTACTCGCTAACGTAGGCTGTATCAGCGAAATCAATCATCTAGCGGATGTTGGTGCTGAAGGCGTCGGTCTGTTTCGTACCGAGTTTATGTTTATGAATAACCATGAACTACCGGATGAACACCAGCAATATCTGCTTTATTGCGATGCACTTCAATTACTTGGTGGAAAGCCATTAACAATACGCACCATCGACTTGGGTGCAGATAAGGAGGTGCCCTCTTTATCTATGGTAAAAGAGGAAAATCCAGCCCTGGGTTTACGCGGCGTTCGTTACACCTTGAGCCATCCTCAATTATTCAAAGCCCAGCTGCGAGCCATCCTACGTGCCGCTAATCATGGTCAGGTCAGATTGATGTTCCCAATGGTCAACCAAGTCGAGGAGTTAGAAGCTGTCTTATCGCTCATAGAACAATGCAAAAATGAACTCATAGAAGCCGAAAAAGGCTTCGGTGATGTCACCTTCGGCATTGTAGTCGAAACCCCAGCGGCGGTGATCAACTTAGATTCCATGTTACCTCTGCTCGACTTCATCAGCATTGGCACCAACGATTTAACCCAGTACACCATGGCTGCGGATCGATCTAATCCTTATCTCATTGACAGGTATCCTGTACTATCGCCCGCTATTATCAAATTAATAGGCCAATCAATAAACTGTGCTAAAGCAGCAAATGTACAGGTCTCCATGTGCGGCGAATTGGCGAGCAATCCCAATGCCACGGCGCTGCTGATCGGCCTTGGCATTGATGAGTTGAGTGTCAGCGTCGCGGCGCTGTTAGAAATTAAGCAGGAACTCACGCGCTGGCGCTATCAGGATTGTGTAAAACTGGCCGAACAAGCAATGGTGATATCGCGCATAGATACACTAAATGAATTGCTAACACGCTGTCACTCTTGATAATTATTGAGTATGCTATGAAAAATAATAAAAACGTCACAAGTGAATCAAAATAGGAAGTCTAAAATGGGATTTTTAAGCCGAATTCGACGTTTAATATCAGGACAAGCTCCCGTAAAGGGCGGTATCGATGTTTATGCGCCGGTATCTGGTGAAATTGTGGCAATTGAAAAGGTGCCTGATGTCGTTTTTGCAGAGAAAATTGTTGGTGACGGTATCGCGATTGCGCCTAAAGGGAGTCAAATACTCGCCCCGGTAGACGGCACTATTGGCAAGATATTTGAGACTAACCATGCCTTCAGTATTGAATCACCTCACGGTTTAGAGCTGTTTGTGCATTTCGGTGTAGGCACGGTAGAGCTGCGCGGTAATGGTTTTAAACGATTAGCCGAAGAGGGTCAAAACGTCAAAATGGGCGACCCTATTTTAGAGTTTGATTTAACGTATTTAAAAGACCATGTTGAGAGCCTACTGACACCGGTTGTTCTAGCGAATATGGAAGACGTTCAGAGCATAGATAAACGCCAAGGGTCAATTGAAGCGGGTAAAGACATCATCTTCTCTGTTCAACTTTAACATTCAGCTCATGTGCTCCGATACATTCGGAGCACATTGCCGACATATCTATGCTATTGAATTTAATTCACCCCGCCGAACTCACCCAATCGTGATATCCGCTTGAGCCGCAGCCGACTCAATGCCACAATGCACAGATAATATAAGCTCACACAATGAGCCCGCTCAACAAGGAGAACCGCTTTGACCCTATATGGCATCAAGAATTGCGACACGGTGAAGAAAGCCCGCAAATGGCTCGAGCAACATCAACAACAGGTGACCTTTCACGACTTTCGCGAAGATGGCTTAACGGCGACTGATATCGAATATTGGGTAGAATGTGTTGGTTGGGAAGCCCTATTTAATAAGCGCAGCACCAGCTTTAGAAACTTAACCGAAACCGAAAAATCAGATCTTAACCAAGATAAAGCCATAAATCTGATGTTAACTTATCCGACACTCATCAAACGCCCGGTCTTAGCCAAAAACGATAAGGTATTTGTCGGCTTCAAGCCCCAGCAGTATCAGGAGATCTTCCTATAATGGCCCAAGATGTGTTAACACTGGCGCAAGACCTTATATCCCGGCCATCGGTAACGCCACTCGATGAAGGTTGTCAGCAACTGATGGCCAACAGACTCGCCGCAAAAGGGTTTAACATTGAGCCAATGGTGTTTGAAGATACCACTAATATGTGGGCGAGACGCGGTAATAATGGGCCAGTATTTTGCTTTGCAGGCCACACAGATGTCGTACCTGTTGGCGATCTAAATCGTTGGCATACACCGCCTTTCGATCCTGTGGTGATAGATGGTTATCTCCACGGGCGCGGCGCCGCCGATATGAAAGGCTCCCTTGCCGCAATGCTGGTCGCCACCGAACGTTTTGTCGATGAACATCCCGATCACAATGGCTCCATCGCATTTCTAATTACCAGCGACGAGGAAGGCCCTTTCATCAACGGGACTACCCGTGTTATCGACACCCTCGAAGCTCGTAGCGAGAAGATCACTTGGTCACTTGTGGGTGAGCCATCGTCCACCCACAAATTAGGCGATATCGTCAAGAATGGTCGCCGCGGCAGTTTAACTGGCAACCTGACGGTTAAAGGCATTCAAGGCCACGTGGCCTACCCTCACCTTGCCGACAATCCGATACACAAGGCCGCGCCCGCATTAGATGAGCTCGCCCGAATGAAGTGGGATAACGGCAATGAATTTTTCCCACCGACCAGTTTTCAAATCGCTAATATCAACGGCGGCACAGGCGCTTCAAATGTGATCCCCGGTGCATTAGAAGTAATGTTTAACTTTCGCTACTCAACCGAAGTCACTGCGGAAATATTAATCCAGCGCGTGCTTAATATTCTCGATGCCCATGGCTTAGATTATGATATTAGTTGGATTTTTAACGGCTTACCCTTTTTAACCGAGGATGGGCCACTGCTTGATGCCACCCGAGATGCGATTAAGGAAGTCACCGGCACAGATACAGATCCACAAACCTCGGGCGGCACCTCTGATGGACGCTTTATTGCACCAACAGGCGCTCAAGTAATAGAATTAGGCCCTGTTAACGCGACCATTCATAAGGTCAATGAATGCGTTAGAGTCGAGGATATCGAGCTGCTTGCCAAGGTCTATCAGCGTATTTTGGAAAAACTACTGTGCTAGATGCGGTCTGCA
Protein-coding sequences here:
- a CDS encoding methyl-accepting chemotaxis protein, with protein sequence MLAMLRRFTILQRLIFMLVLAAIGTFVFGSFSINEQRNSLIAQKWIQNDAQLSTILSLLDAHNNSAQQGVLTQADAQKAARELINHIKYGADGFFILIDKSQVVIANGASPNTIGTHIRDLKDAKGQTSISKLVAQASTEGIAHGTFESINPLTNKQETALMEARKFDSWGWTLVTASYMSDVNDTLISLLFNYLIIMMLISVPIFAFFLVLNHSISSPLNQAIEAMKDIAQGEGDLTKRLPTVGKDEVVELAKAFNIFVGKINKMVADLQPVGQSLNLDADRLLSSVGESNASVDHLHQETSSVATAINQMLSTTHEMASSTQQAADAANSVKEQALDSKTQMDSTVLNAEKLVNELRSAETITQHLGVSSEQIGSILDVIRGIADQTNLLALNAAIEAARAGAHGRGFAVVADEVRALANRTQDSTNEIQKIITDIQNGVASVMNSNSQTQGQSEQLQNQAQAVGDSLSAILDLIAHISDMNTQLASATEEQSLVTEEINRNICSITELSEVSVKANESNRLAAQSLREISQTSTKILGQFKV
- a CDS encoding ACT domain-containing protein, producing the protein MARMTLAVHPQLYSIHSFTPDSRIDPKVFEQQMFFIGKTKDELSVVAPTDLALDSLEVESDWRCLEVLGPLGFSMTGILASVSGTLANSKISIFAISTFDTDYILVKKDKLELAIQALKKTNYQIIHY
- a CDS encoding HPr family phosphocarrier protein: MYEKTVTITAEHGIHTRPAALLVKEAKQYDCDILVECHGKQASAKSLFKLQTLGLYKGVSVTVSAEGAQSQQAVERVSELLITLS
- the ptsP gene encoding phosphoenolpyruvate--protein phosphotransferase, whose translation is MIIKGIAVSAGIALGQAKVLQPLDSKLDYHLLPPSQLHFEQRCLDKALAALTSQIKKSALHLQPDSDHYQLIEADLMLLEDEELQEELQVAIAKQQFSAALAVEHTFAKHAQAMRDMDTPYLSCRAEDILSLGQRLIRILLTGESTELSNIPDNSIIITQDITPAEFATLPLERVSGLVLQTGGVTSHTAILARSASIPTLMSCPCDLTLIANGAPIAVDAISGELIVNPTQEQVARLAIAQQQALERKVGLEQFKNQATQTQDGHKISLLANVGCISEINHLADVGAEGVGLFRTEFMFMNNHELPDEHQQYLLYCDALQLLGGKPLTIRTIDLGADKEVPSLSMVKEENPALGLRGVRYTLSHPQLFKAQLRAILRAANHGQVRLMFPMVNQVEELEAVLSLIEQCKNELIEAEKGFGDVTFGIVVETPAAVINLDSMLPLLDFISIGTNDLTQYTMAADRSNPYLIDRYPVLSPAIIKLIGQSINCAKAANVQVSMCGELASNPNATALLIGLGIDELSVSVAALLEIKQELTRWRYQDCVKLAEQAMVISRIDTLNELLTRCHS
- the crr gene encoding PTS glucose transporter subunit IIA, with product MGFLSRIRRLISGQAPVKGGIDVYAPVSGEIVAIEKVPDVVFAEKIVGDGIAIAPKGSQILAPVDGTIGKIFETNHAFSIESPHGLELFVHFGVGTVELRGNGFKRLAEEGQNVKMGDPILEFDLTYLKDHVESLLTPVVLANMEDVQSIDKRQGSIEAGKDIIFSVQL
- a CDS encoding ArsC family reductase produces the protein MTLYGIKNCDTVKKARKWLEQHQQQVTFHDFREDGLTATDIEYWVECVGWEALFNKRSTSFRNLTETEKSDLNQDKAINLMLTYPTLIKRPVLAKNDKVFVGFKPQQYQEIFL
- the dapE gene encoding succinyl-diaminopimelate desuccinylase; its protein translation is MAQDVLTLAQDLISRPSVTPLDEGCQQLMANRLAAKGFNIEPMVFEDTTNMWARRGNNGPVFCFAGHTDVVPVGDLNRWHTPPFDPVVIDGYLHGRGAADMKGSLAAMLVATERFVDEHPDHNGSIAFLITSDEEGPFINGTTRVIDTLEARSEKITWSLVGEPSSTHKLGDIVKNGRRGSLTGNLTVKGIQGHVAYPHLADNPIHKAAPALDELARMKWDNGNEFFPPTSFQIANINGGTGASNVIPGALEVMFNFRYSTEVTAEILIQRVLNILDAHGLDYDISWIFNGLPFLTEDGPLLDATRDAIKEVTGTDTDPQTSGGTSDGRFIAPTGAQVIELGPVNATIHKVNECVRVEDIELLAKVYQRILEKLLC